One Cohnella candidum genomic region harbors:
- the ilvE gene encoding branched-chain-amino-acid transaminase: MSEQWIYLNGEFVTKENAKISVFDHGFLYGDGIFEGIRIYGGNVFRCKEHLDRLYDSAKSIMLDIPLTYGEMQEALAETLRKNDLKDGYIRLVVSRGPGNLGLDPKRCPKAWVIIIAEQLAIYPEEAYRTGLRSISVSQRRNIPDALSPKVKSLNYLNNILVKIQANLAEVGEAIMLNAQGYVAEGSSDNIFIVKRGVVYTPPTYLGALEGVTRGAIMDLCGRLGYKLKEEPFTLHDVYCADEVFFTGTAAEVIAVREVDGRIIGEGKAGPVTTHLLEEFRKIVTVEGLKVF; this comes from the coding sequence ATGTCTGAGCAATGGATTTATTTGAACGGGGAATTCGTAACCAAGGAAAACGCCAAAATTTCCGTGTTCGATCACGGTTTTCTTTACGGCGACGGAATTTTCGAAGGGATCCGGATTTACGGCGGCAATGTGTTCCGATGCAAAGAGCATTTGGACCGGCTGTACGATTCGGCCAAATCCATCATGCTCGACATCCCGTTGACTTACGGCGAAATGCAGGAGGCGCTCGCGGAGACGCTGCGCAAAAACGATCTGAAGGACGGTTACATCCGGCTCGTCGTCTCCCGCGGACCGGGCAATCTCGGCCTGGATCCGAAGCGCTGCCCTAAAGCTTGGGTCATCATTATCGCGGAGCAGCTCGCGATTTATCCGGAAGAAGCCTACCGGACCGGCTTGCGGTCGATTTCCGTCAGCCAGCGCCGGAACATTCCGGACGCGCTGAGCCCGAAGGTCAAGTCGCTGAACTACTTGAACAACATTCTCGTCAAAATCCAAGCGAACCTGGCCGAGGTCGGGGAAGCGATCATGCTCAACGCGCAGGGGTACGTGGCCGAAGGCTCGAGCGACAACATCTTTATCGTGAAACGCGGGGTCGTTTATACGCCTCCGACTTATCTGGGCGCATTGGAAGGCGTCACCCGCGGTGCGATTATGGACTTGTGCGGAAGGCTTGGCTATAAGCTGAAGGAAGAACCGTTCACGCTGCATGACGTGTATTGCGCGGACGAAGTGTTCTTCACCGGCACGGCGGCGGAAGTCATCGCGGTTCGCGAAGTCGACGGCCGCATCATCGGCGAAGGCAAAGCCGGTCCCGTGACGACGCACCTGCTCGAGGAGTTCCGCAAAATCGTGACGGTCGAGGGCTTGAAGGTATTTTAA
- a CDS encoding ACT domain-containing protein, with protein MAERYYAVREDLLPEGILKTEQAKELLRRGEADTVHEAAERVGLSRSAFYKYKDGVYLLEQAAREKIATLSLDLEHRSGVLSKVLGLLASLEGNVLTIHQSIPLQGLANVVVSLETSGLQGTLQDLLDRLRREGGVKRAAVVGRG; from the coding sequence ATGGCGGAACGCTATTATGCCGTCCGGGAGGATTTGCTGCCCGAAGGCATCCTGAAGACGGAGCAGGCCAAAGAGCTGCTCCGGCGGGGAGAGGCCGACACCGTGCACGAAGCGGCGGAGCGGGTCGGGCTGAGCCGGAGCGCGTTCTACAAATACAAAGACGGCGTCTATTTGCTGGAGCAAGCCGCCAGGGAAAAAATCGCGACGCTTTCGCTCGATCTGGAGCACCGCTCCGGCGTGTTGTCGAAGGTGCTCGGGCTGCTGGCGTCCCTTGAAGGGAACGTACTGACGATTCACCAGTCGATTCCGCTCCAAGGGCTGGCTAACGTCGTCGTGTCCCTGGAAACGTCGGGTCTTCAAGGCACGCTGCAGGATCTGCTCGACCGGCTGCGCCGGGAAGGCGGCGTGAAAAGAGCGGCTGTCGTCGGCCGCGGATAA
- a CDS encoding homoserine dehydrogenase: protein MKPVKVGLFGLGTVGTGVVRIVEGHHEDLMSQVGSPITIHKILVKDRAKARSVSIDPSKLTEDPWEIVQDPEIDVIVEVMGGVEATKELILAALERGKHIVTANKDLMALHGPELLAKAQQKGCDIFYEASVAGGIPIIRTLIEGFSSDRITKIMGIVNGTTNYILTKMSQEGADYADVLKEAQELGYAEADPTSDVEGLDAARKMTILATLGFRATIDLADVDVKGISSVTQEDIRYAKRLGYEVKLLGIAERQDEYVSVSVQPTFVKTSHPIASVNGVFNAVYVHGEAVGETMFYGPGAGELPTATSIVADLVAVVKNAKLGVNGRQASISYKEKKLKSDKQIASKYFMLLHVEDRAGVLMQIAQVFADYDVSIESVMQPPTPDRKGAELIIITHEASKDSMNRVLQAFQDLSTVRTIKSLYRVEG, encoded by the coding sequence ATGAAACCGGTAAAAGTGGGCTTGTTCGGCCTCGGAACGGTAGGCACGGGCGTGGTCCGCATCGTCGAGGGACATCACGAAGATTTGATGAGCCAGGTAGGCTCTCCGATTACGATCCATAAAATTTTGGTCAAGGACCGCGCGAAAGCCAGAAGCGTGTCCATCGACCCTTCCAAGCTGACCGAAGATCCTTGGGAAATCGTGCAGGACCCCGAGATCGACGTGATCGTCGAAGTCATGGGCGGCGTCGAAGCGACGAAGGAGCTCATCCTCGCGGCGCTCGAACGCGGCAAGCACATCGTGACCGCCAACAAGGACCTGATGGCGCTACACGGCCCCGAGCTGCTCGCCAAAGCGCAGCAAAAAGGCTGCGACATTTTTTACGAAGCGAGCGTCGCCGGCGGCATTCCGATCATCCGCACGTTGATCGAGGGCTTTTCGTCGGACCGGATCACCAAAATCATGGGGATCGTGAACGGCACGACGAACTACATTTTGACGAAAATGAGCCAGGAAGGCGCCGACTACGCGGACGTGCTGAAGGAAGCGCAGGAGCTCGGCTATGCCGAAGCGGATCCGACCTCCGACGTGGAAGGCTTGGATGCCGCCCGCAAAATGACGATCCTTGCCACGCTCGGCTTCCGTGCCACGATCGATCTCGCGGACGTGGACGTCAAAGGGATCAGCTCCGTGACCCAGGAAGATATCCGTTACGCCAAACGTCTCGGCTATGAGGTCAAACTGCTCGGCATCGCCGAACGGCAGGACGAGTACGTGAGCGTCAGCGTCCAACCGACGTTCGTGAAGACGAGTCATCCGATCGCGTCGGTCAACGGGGTGTTCAACGCCGTATACGTCCACGGTGAAGCCGTAGGGGAGACGATGTTCTACGGACCGGGCGCCGGCGAACTGCCGACGGCCACGTCGATCGTCGCCGACCTCGTCGCCGTAGTCAAAAACGCCAAGCTCGGCGTGAACGGCCGCCAAGCGAGCATTTCTTATAAAGAGAAAAAGCTGAAAAGCGACAAACAGATCGCTTCGAAATATTTCATGCTCCTTCACGTGGAAGACCGTGCCGGCGTGTTGATGCAAATCGCCCAAGTATTCGCGGACTACGACGTCAGCATCGAATCCGTCATGCAGCCGCCGACTCCGGACCGGAAAGGCGCCGAGCTGATCATCATTACGCATGAAGCGAGCAAAGATTCGATGAACCGTGTCCTCCAGGCGTTCCAGGACCTGTCGACGGTCCGAACGATCAAGAGCTTGTATCGCGTCGAAGGTTGA
- the thrB gene encoding homoserine kinase, which translates to MNRQGSLPPRNRLARAIVPASTANLGPGFDSLGMALPLFGGISMKAAETTRITLFGDNLEGVSKDKSNLVYAVAQEVFRRAGVEVPELEIAIESEIPLTRGLGSSASAIVGALMAANALVGSPLSLDDLFQMATSMEKHPDNVGAALYGGFVAAAWDGERAEAVRMEPPADLDVLVAIPAFELSTKKARNVLPQQVSMADAVFNVSHSSLLTAALATGNLSALRHAMRDRLHQPYRASMIPGMAQVLRDAPDHGAFGAVLSGAGPTLLMLADRRDANRGQLENYVKAVMSANGVEVSMRWFKPSAAGAVVSVEESGAELGAPLASTPGKLPEVRA; encoded by the coding sequence ATGAACAGACAAGGATCACTTCCTCCGCGCAACAGGCTGGCCCGCGCGATCGTGCCCGCCAGCACCGCCAATCTCGGGCCGGGATTCGATTCTCTCGGGATGGCGCTGCCCTTGTTCGGCGGCATCTCGATGAAGGCCGCCGAAACGACGCGAATAACTTTATTCGGCGACAATTTGGAAGGCGTCTCGAAGGACAAGTCCAATCTCGTGTATGCCGTAGCCCAAGAGGTATTCCGCCGGGCCGGCGTCGAAGTGCCGGAGTTGGAGATCGCGATCGAAAGCGAGATCCCGCTGACCCGCGGGCTCGGAAGCAGCGCCTCCGCGATCGTCGGCGCGCTGATGGCGGCAAACGCATTGGTCGGCTCTCCTCTCTCGCTTGACGACCTCTTCCAAATGGCGACCTCCATGGAGAAGCACCCCGACAATGTCGGAGCCGCGCTCTACGGCGGCTTCGTGGCTGCCGCTTGGGACGGCGAGCGTGCGGAAGCGGTTCGGATGGAGCCGCCCGCGGACCTCGACGTGCTGGTCGCCATTCCGGCCTTCGAGCTGTCGACGAAAAAAGCGCGCAACGTGCTTCCGCAGCAAGTATCGATGGCGGACGCCGTGTTCAACGTCAGCCACAGCTCCCTGTTGACGGCGGCGCTGGCGACGGGCAATCTGTCCGCGCTTCGCCACGCCATGCGGGACCGGTTGCATCAGCCTTACCGCGCTTCGATGATTCCGGGCATGGCGCAGGTGCTCCGCGACGCGCCGGATCACGGCGCGTTCGGCGCCGTCTTATCGGGGGCAGGTCCGACGCTGCTCATGCTCGCGGACCGTCGGGATGCCAATCGCGGACAGCTGGAAAACTACGTGAAGGCCGTCATGTCCGCCAACGGCGTCGAAGTGTCGATGCGCTGGTTCAAGCCCAGCGCTGCAGGAGCCGTGGTCTCGGTGGAGGAGAGCGGCGCGGAGCTTGGAGCTCCGCTCGCATCGACGCCGGGTAAATTACCGGAGGTGAGGGCATGA
- the pheA gene encoding prephenate dehydratase yields MSERRRVAVLPEGTVSDEAARYLFKGQDVEFVYSKLIADVFQSTVNGNTDWSVIPIENTIDGSVSLHMDWLIHEVDLPIRAEWVFPSIQNLIGRTAELSDGAGSWDPEKITKLVSHPVAMAQCHQFIRSTVPHAELETLPSTAQAVQLVRENPGKGWAAIGTHLAAANAGLDVLVSGVTDHDNNYTRFLLIGEKPYERPDAAFQRTSILVTLPEDYPGALHQVLSAFSWRRINLSRIESRPTKKKLGSYYFYIDVELSMDTVLLPAAIAEIEAIGCQVRILGSYPCTPYRQNQPEV; encoded by the coding sequence ATGAGCGAACGCAGACGCGTGGCCGTACTGCCGGAGGGGACGGTTTCGGATGAAGCGGCCCGCTACCTGTTCAAGGGGCAGGACGTCGAATTCGTTTACAGCAAACTGATCGCCGACGTTTTCCAGTCTACCGTCAACGGAAATACGGACTGGAGCGTGATCCCGATCGAGAATACGATCGACGGATCCGTCAGCCTGCACATGGATTGGCTGATCCACGAAGTGGACCTTCCGATCCGTGCCGAATGGGTGTTTCCTTCCATTCAGAACCTGATCGGGCGGACAGCCGAGCTGTCCGACGGAGCAGGCTCGTGGGATCCCGAGAAAATCACCAAATTGGTCAGCCACCCCGTCGCGATGGCGCAGTGCCACCAATTCATCCGCTCCACGGTGCCGCACGCCGAGCTGGAGACGCTGCCGAGCACGGCCCAAGCGGTCCAACTGGTACGGGAGAATCCGGGCAAAGGATGGGCCGCCATCGGCACCCACCTGGCCGCGGCGAATGCGGGATTGGACGTCCTGGTGTCGGGGGTGACCGATCACGACAACAACTATACGCGTTTTCTTCTGATCGGGGAGAAACCTTATGAACGGCCGGATGCCGCGTTTCAACGAACGAGCATCCTGGTCACGCTGCCGGAGGATTATCCGGGAGCACTCCATCAAGTACTGTCCGCCTTCTCCTGGAGAAGGATCAACCTTTCGCGCATCGAATCCCGGCCGACCAAGAAAAAGTTGGGGAGCTATTATTTCTATATCGATGTCGAGCTTTCGATGGATACGGTCCTGCTGCCCGCCGCGATCGCGGAAATCGAAGCGATCGGCTGCCAAGTCCGCATTTTGGGCTCGTATCCCTGCACTCCGTACCGCCAAAACCAACCGGAGGTGTAA
- the obgE gene encoding GTPase ObgE, giving the protein MFVDKAKVFVKGGDGGDGLVAFRRELYVPEGGPAGGDGGDGGDVVFKVDEGLRTLMDFRYQKHFKAPRGEKGRNKSQHGANADDLVVRVPPGTIVTDDDTGEVIADLTRHGQEVVIAKGGRGGRGNTRFRAPNNPAPAIAENGEEGQERWVVLELKVMADVGLVGFPSVGKSTLLSVVSGARPKIGAYHFTTLTPNLGVVDLGDDRSFVMADLPGLIEGAHTGVGLGHEFLRHVERTRIILHVVDMSGIEGRDPFDDWAKINEELKLYNAKLAERPQIVAANKMDMPDSEAFLEEFRSRIAEVSPETEILPISSLTRQGIPELLYRVADLLESLPEPSALEEAEKAGTEESIVYRYEPVDEYDFTISRDNEVYVVESDSLDKLVKRTQFGSYEAVMRFATILRNAGVDAALRKRGAKGGDTIRIGEFEFEFFEGAPDTYLYDDE; this is encoded by the coding sequence ATGTTTGTGGATAAAGCGAAAGTGTTTGTAAAAGGCGGCGACGGGGGCGACGGATTGGTCGCCTTCCGGCGCGAGCTGTACGTGCCGGAAGGCGGTCCGGCGGGCGGCGACGGAGGCGATGGAGGCGACGTCGTATTCAAGGTGGACGAAGGCTTGCGCACGCTCATGGACTTCCGTTACCAGAAGCATTTCAAGGCGCCCCGCGGGGAAAAAGGACGAAACAAGTCGCAGCACGGAGCGAACGCCGATGACCTCGTGGTCCGGGTGCCTCCCGGAACGATCGTCACCGATGACGATACCGGGGAAGTCATCGCGGATCTCACCCGCCACGGCCAAGAGGTCGTCATCGCCAAAGGCGGCCGCGGCGGCAGGGGCAACACCCGCTTCCGGGCGCCCAACAACCCGGCTCCGGCGATCGCCGAGAACGGCGAAGAAGGCCAGGAGCGCTGGGTCGTGCTGGAGCTGAAGGTCATGGCCGACGTCGGCCTCGTCGGGTTTCCCAGCGTCGGCAAATCGACGCTGTTGTCGGTCGTCTCCGGCGCGCGCCCGAAAATCGGCGCGTACCATTTCACGACGCTCACGCCGAATTTGGGCGTCGTGGATTTGGGAGACGACCGGAGCTTCGTCATGGCCGATTTGCCGGGGCTGATCGAAGGCGCCCATACCGGCGTCGGACTGGGACATGAGTTCCTCAGGCACGTGGAACGAACGAGGATCATCCTGCACGTCGTCGACATGTCGGGCATCGAAGGGCGCGATCCTTTCGACGACTGGGCTAAGATCAACGAAGAGCTGAAGCTGTACAACGCCAAGCTGGCCGAACGTCCCCAGATCGTGGCGGCGAACAAAATGGACATGCCGGACTCAGAGGCGTTCCTGGAGGAGTTCCGCAGCCGCATTGCCGAAGTGTCGCCTGAGACGGAAATCCTGCCGATTTCTTCGCTCACGCGCCAAGGCATACCCGAGCTGCTCTACCGGGTGGCGGACTTGCTGGAATCGCTGCCCGAGCCTTCTGCGCTCGAAGAAGCCGAGAAGGCGGGGACGGAGGAGTCGATCGTTTACCGGTATGAACCGGTTGACGAGTACGACTTCACGATCAGCCGGGACAACGAGGTTTACGTCGTCGAGAGCGACTCTCTCGATAAGCTGGTGAAGCGAACGCAGTTCGGTTCCTACGAAGCCGTCATGAGGTTCGCGACGATCCTCCGCAACGCCGGCGTCGACGCCGCGCTTCGCAAGCGGGGAGCCAAAGGCGGGGACACGATCCGCATCGGGGAGTTCGAATTCGAATTTTTCGAGGGCGCACCGGATACCTACTTGTACGACGATGAGTAA
- a CDS encoding HD-GYP domain-containing protein: MKISAIDRAVARTEELFQIIRLKGQIPIMEIRADVLPLIQEATEDASVFPLLTALQTKNDYLYRHSVAVSAIATLIGRWMGLPDNESAMLTVGALLHNAGKMRIPEAILNKEGPLDQEEFDLLKKHTVIGYELLEKTVGLSKRSALIALQHHEREDGTGYPLRLPGSQIDPLSKITAVADVFHAITSHRVYRNAAPFHQMIGNIYNGSLGRFDYPIVHTFTKRLMNAMVGSEVTLTDSRRGRIVLVNPADPTVPLVQVGSEFIDLSREPEVNMVAVYG; this comes from the coding sequence ATGAAGATATCCGCTATCGACAGGGCCGTAGCCCGCACGGAAGAGTTATTCCAGATCATTCGGCTCAAGGGCCAGATCCCGATCATGGAAATTCGCGCCGACGTGCTGCCGCTCATTCAGGAGGCGACGGAAGACGCCTCCGTTTTTCCTCTCCTGACGGCCCTCCAAACCAAAAACGATTACCTTTACCGGCATTCCGTCGCCGTCAGCGCCATCGCCACCTTGATCGGCCGCTGGATGGGATTGCCCGATAACGAATCGGCCATGCTGACCGTCGGCGCGCTGCTGCACAATGCGGGCAAAATGCGCATACCCGAGGCCATTTTGAATAAGGAAGGCCCGTTGGATCAAGAGGAATTCGACCTGCTCAAAAAACATACGGTCATCGGCTACGAACTGCTGGAAAAAACGGTAGGGTTGTCGAAAAGGTCGGCCTTGATCGCGCTTCAGCACCATGAGAGAGAAGACGGAACCGGCTATCCGCTGCGTCTTCCCGGCAGCCAAATCGACCCGCTCAGCAAAATCACCGCCGTCGCCGACGTGTTCCATGCCATCACCAGCCATCGGGTATACCGGAACGCCGCGCCTTTCCACCAAATGATCGGGAACATCTACAACGGTTCGCTCGGCCGGTTCGATTACCCCATCGTACATACGTTCACGAAGCGCCTTATGAACGCGATGGTCGGCTCCGAAGTGACGCTTACGGACAGCCGGCGAGGCAGAATCGTGCTCGTGAACCCGGCGGACCCGACCGTTCCGCTTGTGCAGGTCGGCTCCGAATTCATCGACTTGAGCCGGGAACCGGAAGTCAACATGGTGGCCGTATACGGCTGA
- a CDS encoding LysM peptidoglycan-binding domain-containing protein: protein MKIHMVKKGDTLYLIAQKYNVPLEELIKANPEIANPDEIDVGMKVKIPAPAKPTFELMHQHTVQQGDSLWKLSKAWGIPLSVMIQANPQLKNPNVLLTGEVVNIPKLGAAVPADGLTMQSVHAGKKNTAVKPDTGVVVEPAPLPAPLPEMPAPLPMPEPIKMPLPEMPVMQEPIKMPLPEKMPLPEMPVMPIMHEPIKMPLPDLKNPYPMPYEHDHDLFAQMHVPAVEAGAAAPMQVPVNAAPEAAYAHDYAYPYGHAYMHDYGMHHPYAFYGHSYGSIEGAMGSVYDPQDISGFNVNQAGFGDLSTPGTAVSPASGTGVTGYLPAYVPGLVSPAAAGAAKPGCKTCGGTPAASVTTPALPAMPTAVSPAMTGPFPGTVPGTMTGAYPQAGYPTAVSPATAFPETGFPTAVSPVAAYPNVPYPTAVPPVTAFPSAGYPTAVSPEAAYPVMGYPTAVSPEAAYPVMGYPTYPTYPTAVSPYETMPYVHDAYAYPYDHFAHYPVTAPVAGYPTNIAPAAVVPGYPYPLPAFPVEEDCFDPVHAGYYGYPYALRPDEQIAPAAASELSLHASEGDAEPAAAAQPKKRHSASAKKQVTVRRSKPKRKESLPWIKW, encoded by the coding sequence GTGAAGATTCATATGGTCAAAAAAGGCGACACGTTGTATCTGATTGCCCAGAAGTACAACGTTCCGCTCGAAGAACTGATTAAAGCGAACCCGGAGATCGCCAATCCGGACGAAATCGACGTGGGGATGAAGGTGAAAATTCCCGCCCCGGCCAAGCCGACGTTCGAGCTGATGCACCAGCATACCGTGCAGCAGGGCGACAGTTTATGGAAGCTGTCCAAAGCGTGGGGGATCCCGCTCTCCGTCATGATCCAAGCGAACCCTCAGCTCAAAAATCCCAACGTGCTGCTGACCGGCGAGGTCGTCAATATCCCGAAACTGGGGGCTGCCGTCCCGGCTGACGGCTTGACGATGCAAAGCGTCCATGCCGGCAAGAAAAACACCGCGGTGAAGCCGGATACGGGCGTCGTGGTCGAACCGGCCCCGCTGCCGGCACCTTTGCCGGAAATGCCCGCTCCGCTGCCGATGCCGGAGCCGATCAAAATGCCGCTGCCTGAAATGCCGGTCATGCAGGAGCCGATCAAAATGCCGCTGCCCGAGAAAATGCCTTTACCGGAAATGCCGGTCATGCCGATCATGCATGAACCGATCAAAATGCCGCTGCCGGACCTCAAAAATCCATATCCGATGCCTTACGAACATGATCATGACCTGTTCGCCCAAATGCACGTCCCGGCCGTGGAAGCGGGTGCCGCTGCGCCGATGCAGGTCCCCGTCAACGCAGCCCCTGAAGCGGCTTATGCCCACGATTACGCTTATCCGTACGGCCACGCCTACATGCACGATTACGGGATGCATCATCCCTACGCGTTCTACGGCCATTCATACGGGAGCATAGAAGGAGCCATGGGAAGCGTGTACGATCCCCAAGACATTAGCGGCTTCAACGTCAATCAAGCAGGCTTCGGCGATCTTTCGACACCCGGAACGGCAGTCTCGCCGGCTTCGGGAACCGGCGTAACGGGCTATCTGCCCGCTTACGTGCCGGGCCTCGTCTCTCCTGCCGCGGCAGGCGCCGCCAAGCCCGGGTGCAAAACCTGCGGCGGAACGCCCGCAGCTTCGGTCACGACGCCGGCGCTGCCCGCAATGCCGACGGCCGTCAGCCCGGCGATGACCGGCCCGTTCCCCGGCACGGTGCCCGGAACGATGACGGGCGCCTATCCGCAGGCGGGCTATCCGACGGCGGTGTCACCCGCGACGGCCTTCCCGGAAACAGGTTTCCCGACGGCCGTATCTCCGGTGGCTGCTTATCCGAACGTCCCTTATCCGACGGCTGTCCCGCCTGTGACCGCGTTTCCGAGCGCAGGCTACCCGACGGCGGTTTCGCCGGAAGCCGCGTACCCGGTTATGGGCTACCCGACGGCGGTCTCTCCGGAAGCCGCTTACCCGGTGATGGGCTACCCGACGTACCCGACATACCCGACGGCCGTATCTCCTTACGAAACGATGCCTTACGTTCATGATGCCTATGCCTATCCGTACGACCACTTCGCGCATTATCCCGTAACCGCCCCCGTTGCCGGCTATCCGACGAACATCGCGCCGGCGGCAGTCGTTCCCGGCTACCCGTATCCGCTGCCCGCCTTCCCGGTCGAGGAAGATTGCTTTGACCCGGTACACGCCGGTTATTACGGCTATCCTTACGCGCTCCGTCCGGATGAGCAGATCGCGCCTGCCGCTGCAAGCGAGTTATCCTTGCATGCTTCCGAGGGCGATGCGGAACCCGCGGCCGCCGCGCAACCGAAAAAACGGCATTCTGCGTCCGCCAAGAAACAAGTGACGGTGCGCCGTTCCAAGCCGAAACGCAAAGAGAGCCTTCCTTGGATCAAATGGTAA
- the ruvC gene encoding crossover junction endodeoxyribonuclease RuvC, with protein sequence MRVLGIDPGIAIMGFGFIDKIGHRLVPVQYGSIETEAGTKTEERLVQIYEASCAILDKYRPDTIAVEKLFFNKNVTNAFIVGQARGVLLLAAAQRGLPISEYTPMQVKQAVVGYGAAEKKQVQEMVKMILKLQTVPKPDDVADALAVAICHAHSTSLNDRLNGVKPS encoded by the coding sequence ATGCGGGTGCTGGGCATCGACCCGGGGATCGCCATCATGGGATTCGGATTCATCGACAAAATCGGCCACCGGCTCGTTCCCGTCCAATACGGAAGCATCGAGACCGAAGCCGGAACGAAGACGGAGGAGCGTCTGGTCCAAATTTACGAAGCGTCCTGCGCGATTCTGGACAAATACCGTCCCGATACGATCGCCGTCGAGAAACTGTTTTTCAATAAGAACGTCACGAACGCCTTCATCGTCGGGCAGGCCCGCGGCGTCTTGCTGCTGGCCGCCGCTCAGCGGGGGCTTCCGATTTCGGAATACACGCCGATGCAGGTCAAGCAAGCGGTCGTCGGCTACGGCGCCGCGGAGAAGAAACAGGTGCAGGAAATGGTCAAGATGATCCTCAAGCTGCAGACCGTCCCGAAGCCGGACGACGTCGCCGACGCGCTCGCGGTGGCCATCTGCCATGCCCATTCCACGTCCCTGAACGACCGGTTGAACGGAGTGAAGCCCTCATGA
- a CDS encoding BofC C-terminal domain-containing protein, giving the protein MFRFRAMKELKKKLKRRRRPLLSLGMLAAVFLAASAAGIGGAAIIQRAALGGSDAAPAVVSVPENADKPASASADNPRAKVLQALAGWKGEVELVLHRVYWCGEEDRMLGSRSAQEAAELLKSRRDWDAVFEAGGRLLLREQVEDLSPACRQTATIGMDEDGNLSLFDGPPRKDNVVRTFFQLDIRSLESSLSKERLHELEDGIRVSDRDEYNSVLSSFSDYAYRKSKGVMKQEP; this is encoded by the coding sequence GTGTTCCGCTTTCGCGCCATGAAAGAACTCAAGAAGAAACTGAAAAGAAGAAGGCGCCCGCTCTTGTCCCTCGGCATGCTGGCTGCGGTCTTCCTGGCCGCGTCCGCGGCGGGGATCGGGGGCGCGGCGATTATCCAGCGTGCGGCGCTGGGCGGCTCCGATGCCGCTCCCGCCGTCGTTTCCGTCCCGGAAAACGCGGACAAGCCCGCCTCGGCTTCCGCCGACAACCCGCGTGCCAAGGTCTTGCAGGCTTTGGCCGGCTGGAAGGGCGAAGTCGAGCTCGTCCTGCATCGGGTCTATTGGTGCGGAGAAGAGGACCGGATGCTGGGAAGCCGTTCCGCGCAAGAAGCGGCCGAACTGCTGAAATCGAGGCGGGATTGGGATGCCGTTTTCGAAGCCGGCGGCCGTCTGCTGCTCCGGGAACAGGTCGAGGACCTGTCGCCCGCTTGCCGCCAAACCGCGACGATCGGCATGGACGAGGACGGGAACCTGTCGTTGTTCGACGGACCTCCCCGTAAAGATAACGTCGTGCGGACGTTTTTCCAGCTTGACATCCGCTCGCTGGAGTCCAGCTTGTCGAAGGAAAGATTGCATGAGTTGGAGGACGGCATCCGGGTTTCCGACCGGGACGAGTACAACAGCGTTCTTTCCAGCTTCAGCGACTACGCCTACCGCAAATCCAAAGGAGTCATGAAGCAGGAACCCTGA
- a CDS encoding Spo0B domain-containing protein, with the protein MRPAFPENGTRWGIAAIASTAIPAAAVFVWRESWWPEVLFIAWVLAAFALYTAWAKRKWTERSIRMLDHARLSAIRTLSHHRHDWMNDLQILYGYLRLNKPDNAVQIVDRIRERMEKDSKVSQLGNAELSTYLLSFRTICDHVRLDVNVGEGVCLDRLPVDADKLAAGLIGLINAIRYRAAPSSAGENVLRVSFLRTEEALRVELVYEGEWSSGQSLSGEAESLLHGLGRWTEVKEDGEGARGGARQMLVTFPLTALRS; encoded by the coding sequence TTGCGTCCTGCGTTTCCTGAAAACGGTACCCGATGGGGGATCGCGGCGATCGCGTCGACGGCGATTCCCGCTGCGGCCGTGTTCGTATGGCGGGAATCGTGGTGGCCGGAGGTTTTGTTTATCGCATGGGTGCTGGCCGCTTTCGCCCTGTACACGGCATGGGCCAAGCGCAAGTGGACGGAACGAAGCATCCGGATGCTCGACCATGCCCGGCTGTCCGCCATTCGTACGCTGAGCCACCACCGCCACGACTGGATGAACGATCTGCAGATTTTGTACGGATACTTAAGATTGAATAAACCCGATAATGCGGTCCAAATCGTGGACAGAATAAGGGAGCGGATGGAGAAGGACAGTAAGGTGTCCCAGCTGGGGAATGCCGAATTGTCGACCTACCTGCTTTCCTTCCGGACAATCTGCGACCACGTACGGCTGGACGTGAACGTAGGGGAAGGCGTGTGTCTCGACCGGCTTCCGGTGGATGCGGACAAGCTCGCCGCCGGCCTGATCGGACTGATCAACGCGATCCGTTACCGGGCAGCCCCCTCGTCCGCGGGGGAAAACGTGCTCCGGGTGTCGTTTCTTCGGACGGAGGAAGCCTTGCGCGTGGAGCTCGTTTACGAAGGGGAATGGTCGTCGGGACAGAGCCTGTCGGGAGAAGCGGAGAGCCTGCTTCACGGTCTGGGCCGGTGGACGGAAGTCAAAGAGGACGGGGAGGGAGCGCGGGGCGGAGCCCGGCAGATGCTCGTCACTTTCCCTCTGACCGCATTACGGAGCTAA